The Desulfobacterales bacterium DNA segment CAGTCTCCGAATCAACCGGCATTTATTCATTGGTTGTCGCGCTGTTACTTTTATTTGTGGTCTATTAAGACCAACATGTCACAAATCTAACCGCACCGAGTGGAAAACGAAACATGGAGATTGTCAGCAATATTGCGCTTATCAGTATCAACGAAACATTAATCGTTCAGGTGATCTCTTTTCTGATTTTTCTGTTTATTATCAACCGAATTATGTTTCGTCCGCTGCGCCAGGTCATGGATGAAAGAAAATCACACATTGACCAGATCCAGCTGGATATCGACAATGCGCACAGCGAATATGAAAAGCTGACCGATCAGATACAGGCGCACGAAAATGATGTCAGAAATGAGGCCTCCCAGCAAAGGCTGCAACTGACGGCCAAAGGCCAGCAGCAGGCGACGGATATCATCGCATCTACCCGGGAAGAGATAAACGCCATGAAGATCGAGACTGAAAAGGAAGTCGATCTCCAGATTGCAACCGCCCGGAAGCGGGTCCAGATGGAGGCCGAAGACCTGTCAAAACAGATTATAGCCACGGTTTTGCATCGGAGTCAGGAATCATGATGTCCAAAAGACAAATTGTTTCTTATAGCGGCTATGTGTTTGTCGTTATGACAGCACTGATGGTGTGCTGTCCCGATGCGCTGGCAGCCGAAAACACCGAGGACTGGCGCCCCTTATTTGATCTGGTCATGCGATGGCTAAATTTTGCGATCATCGCCATTGTTCTGTTTAAGTTTGGCCGCAAACCGATCAAAGACTTCTTGGCAAACCGCCGCGAAGAGATCGATTACCAGATTAAAAAATTTGAACAGCAAAAAGAAGCCG contains these protein-coding regions:
- a CDS encoding ATP synthase F0 subunit B; this translates as MEIVSNIALISINETLIVQVISFLIFLFIINRIMFRPLRQVMDERKSHIDQIQLDIDNAHSEYEKLTDQIQAHENDVRNEASQQRLQLTAKGQQQATDIIASTREEINAMKIETEKEVDLQIATARKRVQMEAEDLSKQIIATVLHRSQES